Part of the Pedobacter roseus genome is shown below.
CGAGGGGGCGTTATGAGGGGCAATCATAAATTCCTGAAAATCGATGTTGTTATCAGAATGCCTTCCCCCATTAATGACATTCATGCACGGTACGGGCATTACGTAACCTTCCCTTTCCACTAGCTGCCTATACAAGGGAATCCCTTTTGCAACGGCCGAAGCCCGGGCGAAGGCGATTGAGGCCGCAAGCATCGCATTTGCGCCGAGCCTTGATTTATTCTCGGTTCCATCCAGACCAATTATATGATCATCGAAGGCCTGCTGACCCTCAAAGGATAAGCCGGTGACTGATTTGCCGACTTCGACGTTAATCCCTTTTACTGCTTTTTCCACGCCTTTACCATTATAGCGCTCTGGATCACCATCTCTAAGCTCTACGGCTTCTTTTTCACCCGTACTTGCCCCGGATGGAGAAATACCCCTTGCTGTTGTTCCGTTAAGAGTGACTTCTACTGTCGGATTGCCCCTGGAATCCAAAATTTCACGGGCATGAATTTTAGTTAATTTCATAGTTTTTTGTTTTATATTGATTTTTAGTATTTCGGTTGCTTACAAATAATTGAGTTTCTCAAAAGATCAAAACCAGTGTTCCCCCAATGATCAGCAGGGCACCAAAGAATACTTTCAGGGTAAGAGCTTCTTTCAGGAACACCATTGCAAGTATAATAGTTAGGGCAACACTCAACTTATCAACAGGGGCGACCTGGGACACTTTCCCGATCTGCAAAGCCTTGTAGTAGAATATCCAGGACAAGCCGGTGGCAAGGCCAGATAAAAAAAGAAATAGCAGGTTATGCTTTGACAGTTCCGTAATTCCTTTAAGTTCGCCTCTGGCCATTACGATCCCCCAGGCTACAATCAGTATTACCACCGTTCGTATGGCAGTAGCCAAATCAGAATTGACATTGGTTACGCCGACTTTTGCAAAGATGGCCGTAAGGGAAGCAAAGAAAGCTGATAATAGCGCGTAGATCCACCACA
Proteins encoded:
- a CDS encoding EamA family transporter gives rise to the protein MWWIYALLSAFFASLTAIFAKVGVTNVNSDLATAIRTVVILIVAWGIVMARGELKGITELSKHNLLFLFLSGLATGLSWIFYYKALQIGKVSQVAPVDKLSVALTIILAMVFLKEALTLKVFFGALLIIGGTLVLIF